DNA from Cotesia glomerata isolate CgM1 linkage group LG10, MPM_Cglom_v2.3, whole genome shotgun sequence:
ttattcagttAAAATAATCAGAAACTGTTCTCGATTCACGcgttgaataaattatttaactatttattacCGAGTTGGATTGACaatttacaatataaaataaatgtgggttactaattgaattattcatagcaatttatttatttacttattaactatattTTCAGCTGTACTGGTACCAGGATTATTAATGATACTTCAAGCTAATTTCGGCTGTGATCGAGTGATATCTGTTGCAATATTTACAATAGCATTAACAATAAACGGTGCCGTGACCGCTGGGTATCTTGGCAATGGACTTGATATTGCTCCTAATTTCTCTGGTACTATTTTCGGATTAGCTAACACACTCAGTTCACTTGGTGGATATCTAAGTAGCTTTATGGTTGGTAAATTGACTTATCAAAACCAAACATACCATCAATGGTCTAttgttttttggattttatctgttacttatattattggtGCAATAACTTTCGCTATTTTTGGTACGGGTGAATTGCAAAAGTGGAATAGTCCTGATAGTAGTAGTGtaacagtgaaaaaatttgataccAATGATGCTAAAACTAACGACGAAGTTATATCTTTAAATGACAAATGATTATCAGAGACTGAAatgccatttttttaaatcatttttttttttctccatttACAAATGTAAATACACATGTAATCATAAtttgatgatttaaaatttatgtaaaaaatgacaatgaattataaataaatgaatttaattaaaaaaaaaaaaaaaaaaatgtgttaatgtttttaatttatttgcatTGTTCTTTGATTgggaataaaaatacaaatttaatagattgttaacattcaatataattttattgtcttcatattatatttaatgcaaagaaaataataatactaataataactATGAGATTACAGGTTTAACTTATTTTaggcaaatttttattatgtcaataaaattttacgtaatgtgaaaaattaacGCTAAATATTACATTGCATTATTAATAACTTCTTTTTatgatttcaattaaattaattaataaataagcgATTgtattatcatatttttttttttttttttttttttttttttttttttcgttttcaaTTATAGTATTAATATTCtcgttttaatatttaaacatttaagtTAATCGTAATacaattcatttaaatctatgaaaagcaataaaataaaggacaataatgaattttaaaaaattctcttaaTGCACATCAATAAAACTAtgcattataaaatataagagAAATTgattcatacaaaaaaaatttactcaattaaTACAttggtaataattaaaaaaaaaaaaatttttaactatttaaaaatgaatgctGAAACATAGTATATAAATTCatcaatcaattatttgtaaagttgtctaaataatatttagaaaCTTGGAATTTATTGATAGCATTATAAGActacttataattaattgcaataataatgtaattaatatttataatcaatatCTTTTACTTCGTACGCACTAAACATTATCAATGTGTTCAATATGcgtatacaaatatatatatatttataaatgaatcTCACTCTACTCTAAGtacgataattattttttttttttgtattttttgtataattttcatttaataataaagttttgtTAATCatgaaaacattttattccggtttttaaagtttttaatggaataaaagttaaacagtagtaaaaaaaaatatttgcagtaaactatattatttattattcaccaTAAaggcattatttattatttattaatattgattttatttttgttatttgtaTTGATTATAATTGACAAAAAGCAATAGCCCTATAAGGCATTAAGTGTTGATATGATTATCATTAGATAGTAAtcaacattaaaataattaaacaatttttattaataattaaaaataattttctataattattgtaattaataataattataaacgtTAACATGCATAGtttttgatttattcaaattcaaaaatctaattaaattCAGTTTGACCTGATTTGTTTTCTTGATTACACAGCCAAATatcgtttattattttagataatgttaataaattatttattgtaaggTATTATTatctgtttttatttaaaacatttccattttattttcgctagtttaattaacttttaaccaatagaaattatttaataaataattaaataacgcaacagttatttatttataaaaaattaatattaaataatttaattttaattttaatatttttatccaaaTGGGAAGATCTCTTTTTTCGTTGATGTTCAAGCTAAAACACTTACTATTACTCCACCGGGGCCAGGCAATGATGTAAAATGAGTCAAGTCCTGGTCAATTTCACGCGCTGCTTGGCGACCTTCGCTAATAGCCCACACGACAAGTGATTGGCCTCTTCGacaatctgaaaattttattatttcatcaaatattacaaaatagaattataaattttcaatcagttaaaatataaaaaaaaaaaaaaaatgtatatcaaTCTCATTTATTAGTCGTGTTTGGAATCATATCATTATCATGAAATGGATCCGATGTTTTTAATCATTGATTgtatacatttaattaaagCAGTAGAAAATAGGTTGAGAAgataagttattaaaatttctattagaGAGTGAATAAGTCCCAGCGCAGGGATCGAACCCAGCGCCTCGACTGTCAAAGCTAAAATATTTGAGTACACTACTCATTAGGCTACGAGACGTTATTAGCAATCGTCTTCAATGTAACACATAAAATCATCGTATATTATTctaatgtaaaatatttattttataattttataataagaataaaaaattattaattttgttttcacATACCTCCTGCTGCATAAACTCCAggtaaatttgttttatattttcctACTGGCGTTTCATAATTGCCACGTCCGTCCAATTTAGTATTCAAGTTTTCTGCAATGTATTTTTCTGGTCCTAAGAATCCCATTGCCAATAAAACAAGATCACACTTGTATGTCTATAATCAAATCAAAGAGTATAATAAATAGCAAAATATCAAGTTATAAAATTTCGGAATACATAAActgcattatttatttaactagacattatttaacttaaaatagtTATACAATACCTTTTCAGAGCCTTCAATTTCAATCATTTTCCACCGACCAGCATCATCTTTAGTCCATTCTACCATAACTGTTTTAATGCCCGCAACATTGCCATTACCGTCGTCTAAAAATTCTTTGCTGAGAGTACTGAACTGTCTTGGATCCCGTCCAAATTTAAGCGATACTTCTTCATGACCATAATCAACTTTAAAGACTCGTGGAAATTGTGGCCAAGGATTGTCATTGGCACGCTTAACAGGCGGTTCAggtaaaatttcaaaagttgTTATGCTTTTAGCCCCCTGTCTGAGTGACGTAGCAATACAGTCACAACCAGTATCACCACctccaataataataacatccTTATCTTTAGCTACGAGTTTCATATTAAGAGGTGCGCTATTACCCATCTGTTTTTTTTGCCAGTGTTCCAAGAAACTCACAGCAAAATGTATACCTTCAAGATGACGTCCTGGTATTGGTAAATCACGCGGCCATGTAGCCCCAGTGCACAACAATACAGCgtcataattatctttcaaTTCTTGCGGTGAAATATCTTTACCAACATCAACTCCAGTCTTAAAAACAATACCCTCTGCAGCAAGTAATGCAACACGTCTCTGCACAACCTTCTTGGACAATTTCATTGTCGGTATACCGTATTGTAACAGTCCACCGATTCTGTCATTTCTCTCATAAACCGTAACCAAATGACCGGCTTTGTTAAGTTGATGAGCTGCAGCAAGTCCAGCGGGTCCTGAACCAACAATAGCTATTGTTTTCTCAGATCTTACAGCCGGTGGGTGAGGAGTTATCCAGCCTTGCTCAAAAGCATGATCAATTATCGCgcattcaatatttttaattgtaaccGGTGGCTCAGAAATACCAAGTACACAAGCACCCTCACAAGGAGCGGGACAAACACGTCCAGTAAATTCTGGAAAATTGTTTGTTTGAAGTAATTGTTTAAGGGCTTCTTGCCATTCCGAGTGGAATATAAGATCATTCCATTTTGGAATAATATTACCAAGTGGACAACCATGACTACTTTGACAAAATGGTACTCCACATTCCATACAACGAGCCGCTTGAACTCGCAATCCTTTTCTTACACCctggaaattataaatttcatccCAATCTTCAACTCTTTTTTCAGCAGGCCTGTAATTGGCTGTATGTCTTTTGTACTTCATAAAACCTTTTATTTTATCCAATTTACGTTGAGCCAAATCACCATCTTCAATAGAGTCTTCAATATCTTTTATCTCTGGCTGATTTTTAGAATTACCATTAATAACAACATTTTTCTGATTAGTTTTATTATCCTCAGCCAACTGTTTCAATGCCCGTTGATACTCATAGGGGAATACTTTAACAAATCTTGTTGTCGGTTCTGGCCAAGTAAGTAGTAAATCTTTAGCAATTAACGAACCTGTCTTTTCGATAAATTCTTCAAGTAATTGTTTAACATAAACAAtatcttctttattatttagcGGTAATAATTCAACCATTTCAGGATTACACTTGCTTTTAAATGATCCATCAACATCAAGTACATAGGCAATACCACCGGACATACCAGCAGCAAAGTTACGTCCTGTTAAACCAAGTATAACAGCACAACCACCAGTCATATATTCACAACCATGATCGCCTACACCCTCGACAACTACAGTTGCTCCACTGTTACGTACACTGAATCTTTCAGCAGCAATACCACGGAAATACGCTTTTCCTGATGTCGCACCGTACAAACAAACATTACCAACAATAACATTTGCTTCTGAGTTAAACTCGGATTCTTTTGGTGGATAAATAACTATTTCACCACCACAGAGTCCCTTGCCGACATAGTCATTGGCATCACCTTCCAGTGTTACGTCAACACCTTTTGTTAAAAATGCGCAGAAACTTTGTCCAGCTGATCCTTGAAGTTGGATATTTATACTGTGTTCCGGTAATCCCTTTTCAccgtaattttttgatataaagTAACTTAATGTCGATCCAAATGCCCGAGTTTCATTGTTTATTGTCATCTTAAGATTAACTCGATTTTGTTCTCCCTTTCCCTTCCCCTCGATAATAAGTTTTGCtgcttcaattaatttattatctggACGATTTTCTAATTGAAAATCTTGTTTTACTGTTCCACCTTTAATATTTACACCAGGACGTAATTCAAGTGCATTGCGAAGAATTTTCGACAGATCAAGTAATTTAGCTTTTTcaactttaatatcatcacGTACTTTAAGTAAATCGGTACGGCCAATTAAATCCTGGAATTTACGGATACCAAGGCTAGCCATATGTGATCGTATTTCTTCAGctagcataaaaaaaaagttaataacaTGCTCAGGTTTGCCTTCAAATTTACGCCGTAAAATAGGATCTTGAGTTGCGATACCAACTGGACATGTATTTAAATGGCATTTTCTCATCATTGTACAACCCATAGCAATTAATGGAGCTGTACTAAAACCAAATTCATCGGCACCAAGTAATGCTGCTACAATAACATCAAAACCAGTTCTCAATTGTCCGTCAGCTTGGACAATTAAACGTGatcgtaaattatttaatgttaaaatttgatgGGTTTCAGCAACACCCAATTCCCAGGGTAAACCAGCTGCTTTAATACCTGTCCAACTACTGGCACCAGTACCACCATCGTGTCCAGAAATAACAACATGCTCGGCTTTACCTTTAGCAACACCTGATGCAACAACTCCGACTCCAACTTCAGATACCAGCTTAACACTTATACGTGCATTTGGATTAGCACACtttaaatcataaatcaaTTCGGCAAGATCTTCTATTGAATAAATGTCATGGTGAGGCGGTGGTGATATTAAACCAACTCCTGGTACAGAATGTCGAGTTGCGGCAATGTCTGCTGTTACTTTGTAACCAGGTAATTCACCGCCCTCACCAGGTTTAGCACCTTGAgccatttttatttgtaaatcaTCAGCATTTGCCAAATAACTAGATGTAACACCGAATCGTCCACTAGCAATTTGTTTTATCGCCGAACGTTTGCTGAATTCGGGATCTTGATTCAAATAACGATCAGAATTTTCACCTCCCTCACCGGTATTTGATTTACCTCCGATACGATTCATTGCAACTGCAAGAGTTGAGTGCGCTTCGATGGATATACTACCAAAACTCATGGCACCAGTTACAAAACGTTTTACAATTTCCTGAGCCGGTTCAACTTGATCAATTGGCACTGGATTATCCGATTTACGTAATTCTAATTGTCCACGAAGCGTACAATATTGTACTGACTCCATTGTTGATTTTCGATAATTTTCATAGgcattttgattttttgatacCACAGATTCTTGCAAATTACTGATACTAACCGGATCATTAATGTGTTTTTCACCACCAGAACGCCAGTGATATACACCTGGATTACGTAAGACCAACATATCAACAGCCTTTTCAATGTAAGTCAGTGAATGACGTTCAACTGCATCTTTAgctaaaatttcaaaagtcGAACCACCAATACGTGAATGGGTACCACGGAAACATTTATCAATAACCTCATCGGCAAGTCCTACGGCTTCAAATATTTGTGCGCTTTTGTATGATTGCAATGTCGATATACCCATCTTAGCCATAACTTTGGCAATACCACGTTCCATAGCTTCTGAATAATTTCTGTATAATATTTCATCGGTCAAACTTTCATCCAATACTCCGTCATCACGTAAAAAACTAGCTGTTTCAAATACCAAGTATGGACAAATTGCATCTGCACCGTAACCTAATAATACGCACATATGATGTACCTCACGTGCCTCAGCGGTTTCAATAATGAGACCGACTTTCATTCGTTGTCTTGCTTCAATTAAAAAGTGATGTACAGAACCCAATGCAAGTAACATACTTACGGGTATTCTGTCAGGTCCACCTTGTCGATCAGACAGTACTATCAATTGATAACCATCTTTAGCTGCTTTATTAGCCTCATTATCAACACGATTAAGTGTCTTTAAAAATCCTGATTCACCCTCTTCTTTAGGATACGTTATGTCTATAACAATCGTTTTCCATCCTCGGTAATTAGTGTGCTTAATTACTTCTAAATCGCTGAGTGATAGTATTGGATGCGGTAAAAATAAACGATGAACTTGTAATTCATTTGGTTGTAGTATATTACTCTCAGGACCAATTGGACATAATAATGACATAACTATCTTTTCACGGAACGGATCAATTGGAGGGTTTGTTAcctacaattaaaaataatatctcgTGACTATTtgttaaagtaaaataattaagtttattaaataaataactctgaagatgtaaatattatttacctGAGCAAACAGCTGCTTAAAGTATTCATAAATAAGAGGTTGAAATTCTGACAAGCACGCTAACGGAGCATCATTTCCCATTGATCCAAGTGCTTcttttctatttataaaattaacaaatacaATTAGTAttaaagaaacaaaaataatcatattttATCTCTAGTTTTACGTACTTTGTTTTCAACATAGGCAGAAGCAGTAAATTCAGAGTTTCAATAGTGTAAGCATATAATTGCAAACGTTTATCACCACCCCATGTACGATCTACTCCACGTAAATCGTAAGTCAAGCCATGTCTTTTAAAATCTTCTGCACCACTATCATTTTGATAGAAGCCATTTGTTCCATGAGCAGCGCGGTGAGCAGCACGAAGGTGGCTCATTGTTATCtagttaaaaacaaattattctTTAGCTTATAATTGACTTTCtgcaagtaaatttttagttgattAATTTGTTGCGTTATTAAATTGTGTATATGCGTGGACGTGTTAATGATAGTtctgatgaaaataatataacgattaattattaattaaaaaaaaaaaaaatatacatatgtatgtatatggaACTTTAACATTGAATCAAAAGcttaatgaaattttcaatgaaatatttcaacTATAAgcgaactataaaaaaaaaaacaaaaacaaaatcaatTGGCATGCTCTAAAAATGATTACCAaagtatgaataaaaaaagtcttGGAAAATGATTGTTCCAGTTTCCAGtgctttaaatttaaacattgtttattcatataaaataataaaacgtgcttcgtgcataaaaaaaatctaccttgtacagagaaaaaaataaaattctgtatcaaaaatttcaaaaattaaaatctcctAAAAACAaacgataaaataataagtatatttataataaatcaaatttaaaataaaataatagtaaaaaagaaaTCCACACTCAATTTTTGCAACTACAACAACataaaggttttttttttttttttttttttttttcattgactCACCATCTGATTAGAACACCAATGTCGTCAGCACACAGGGAAattggaagaaaaaataaattaattaaaattattatggccTGATTGCAAAATGATAAATACCGCAGGTAAAtgtttgattataattaatatattaatgatttaaatgaaTACTATCTCATCTTCTCATTTACAAATTTGACAGcttatttcaataatataataaaaatatttaaaagaattgaaaAGATGAGATAAATTgacaaatcaatttaaaatccataaatacgtaaaaaaaaaaaaaaaagtttttttaaatccattTAAACAACACAGATGTAAACTGAAATCAATGacaagaatatttaataattaaaatgaataatgaataatGTAAGTATATACATTGTATTATGTTGTTAAATGTCGATACAGCTGTCATTCTAACAATACGAGTAACAAGCATGAAcgttttaatcaataataatgatgtcTTAAGATTTAcaagagtaataaaaaaaaaaataatgtacaaGCAAACGATCAATAGTTCGGTAAAGCTTGTGTATCaatcgataaatatttatctatattatttcatttgttACCATAGATAATAAtcgttaaaaattatgataccTGCTCCTCGAGCCATCTGGAGTGTGGCCTACTTCTTGCAATCTTGAGTTTCAGTTCAACATCTTGTATGATCTGCTTAGTTTCAGTGTCAACCAACAACATTCTGCCAGGCTTCAAGCGgctctgaaaataaaatacaatattcaATGATTTTCAGAGTCCATTAATCCGATATGTCCAACAATTAATATGACAGCACTGGATGACGGTCCTACTGCTCTATACAAACCCAGTCcctaaatgataaattatacaCCATACGTGaatgtgaataaaaaaataaataaataataataataataataataataaatatatgatgacTTCCTAGCTCATTAAAAATagatactaaaaaaattacaattgttcAAATAATGAGTTAAGAGTAACGTTCTGTTTTTACATTtatcattacttttttttttcattttaaaaaatgtaaagtcAGAACGCCAGTACATAAttcttgttaattaaaaattcttcattcACATTGAAATTCTTGGTAAGACTTTatgtgacaaaaaaaaatttttaaatcctaCTCAATAATCAcctttagttaaaaaaaaaattgtgcattattgcatttaaaaaataattaagtaatgaaTTACGTATTTTGTAAATGCGTGcattatttttacttgaaagGTGATTactataatattcaatataaatgtaatttaaaaaaaaaaaaaaaaaaaaaataatgaatataataacataaatataaaaaaaaaaatgtagaactgcgaaaactatttttttccatgGAATCCACAGAAGAAAATCTCCAGAATCTTGATTGATTGACAAACAGCAACTCGTGAGCCACACTTGAGAATCTtgataattactattattattattattattattattattatttatttatttatatatatacatatatttgacatatatatatacatatataaatatctatccattttatatataaaaaatatatatataaaatccCAAAAGCTGAAATGACTCTAATATAAtgtgaaatgaaaaaatgttgataGTAAAACTATtgatttgactttttttttcttaattagtTTTAGATTCGACCCCCAGAATGAAGACAATGCCAAAGAGTCAGCTGTTATGATTCTCCCACATGGATTGGATTGTTGTCACACGTTAATTCCATCAGTTTACCTTCAGGACAATATTGCTGGGTGGAGTGTCATATACGCCCACTTCAGACGCCATCACCATCATGTTATCCTTAGTGACGTAGAAGCGCGATGGGCGTAGGCCATTTCTgccaaacaaaaatttaaaaaggtCTTTGTATTACCACCCTTTGGATCGCTCATTTAATGATCGGCTGAATTATTGTCGTTTCGTTCGTTTGCCTTTGTCCCGGTTCTCGTTAAAGACACAGTACCTACCGAAATTTATCCATTACCTTGTTAATatgtccttttttttttttttttttttttttttttattctggaCACGGATGGATTAATCGTTAATACTGCGTACTTATTTAAAGACCAAGATACTGAGAGaccattttaattatattattttatattataaaaagtttatatttttaattttttaattaatatcattaagataataaaacgatattttaaaatcatttaaatctCCCTCAGTATctaaaatctatattttttagttaattaattcaaaattaataaatatataatttattaataacaataataatagtaataataattaataacaacattaaaatttctgtaaaatgcttaatttgtaaatttaaagacGACTTAGCTCCTGCTACTATTGCCTCCTAGAATAATACTGTAACCAGtagtaattttcttatttttcaaatacatGTTTTAAAgacatgtatttttaatattaataatatatatatatatacaaatatctaaattatcaagttattattttcacgTGATACTTTGCATTTATATAGTTTCTTTTGTTATGGCAATTCTTTCGAAAATCCTTATATTGTAGTTGACGCCGTAGTGTTGTTGTTGtagttgttaatttatttacttataagtTTTACCTGTCCAGGATTGCTCCGACGAAGCGCCCATCAGTGAATGTAAGCAATGCTGGACCGTCCCAAGGCTCCATCGCACAAGCTGCCCAATGATAAAATTCTCGTTTTTCGGTTGCCATTGTCAAGTCATTCTGCCACGCTTCAGGTACCATAGTCATTACAgcctaaataaaatttatcaaaatcatttttaagtattCGCAAGTcaatgacaaataaaaaattacctcaGGCAAGGTCCGTTGGCCAGCCATcactaaaaattccaaaacaCAATCCGCTGCCCCAGAATCGGACAGATTTGGTTCAACAACTGGATACAGATCTCTCAATTGATCGCCATAAACATCACTTTTCATTACACCTTCACGTGCTTTCATGAAATTAACATTGCCACGAAGTGTATTTATTTCACCATTGTGAGCAAGAAgcctgtaatttattttatgtttattttactattcttatcttttatttatttactcacTAGTTTTAATTATGTACTCTAATTCAATTCATCTCAGTAAGTTATTTTAGTTACTTAGagtttctattttatatttaataaacattatcatcaaataaaaaatattaagaaactttatttttttttttatagaaaatatatattttttatttatcctcACACGATTATAAGAACCAGCTGTTGTTTAATATAAAGGCAAGTTCCCGAAAGTTTTATGCAACAATCTTTTTTATGTAATCTCGGAAACTAATaaagatcttttttttttttttctccatatTGATGAAAAAGAAAACGACAAAAGGTAAATAGTTTCATAATATAACATTCATAAagcatcaataaatttatattaagacGGTGTACGTTAAAAaacacttaattttttattaaattctatttcCATGTTCTGTGTCTTGgtgatattataataattttagcaTATTAGTAAGATTTGAAGATAATATCTATTAAAattcagaattttatttttatcattatattaattttttccgacttgaagattaatttcattttgcagaaaataaatttttgtcatttttgacTTACCGCAATGGTTGAGCACGTTCCCAACTAGGAAAAGTATTCGTTGAAAATCTTGTATGAACTAGTGCAAGATACGTTTCAAATTTGGGATtctattgtaaaaaaaagataaaaaaaaaaaataaaaacaatgataataactgtaattaaagtaaataaaaaaaataatttataaagcaTACTCTAAGATCAGTGAAGTAATTCCATAGTTGATCAGCAGTAAATTGACCCTTGTAAACAATAGTTTTCAATGACAACGAACAAATGTAATATCTCAATCCTGGCTGTGCTATTACATGCGACGAACGTTTTCGCAATACAAATATCTATATGTGTAACAGAAAATCAATGAATTTcagttataataattattttatacttttttaaaataattaggcAGTCAAGATAAATTCTACTCCGTAAATgagttaaatatatttagaaaaattggCACGTGTAATATTTCTCAATAATATGACCTTAGTtgtacatatttaaaaatctattataatactGGATGCTATCAAAATTActcgaattttattaaaatgactCGCCAATTAATAACAGAGtaatttatgtatataatgtcaaatatttataccattaaaaaaataaacggaGTAACAAATTtagaatatataataaattttagcaGACACGATTTATCATtgtataattttacattaatacgtaaaagtaatttattatacacacttaaatgaaattttgaagaaataaataaatgacaaaCCTGACGGTTGAGAACATCAAACTCCTGATCGCCAGTTACGAAAACTTGACGCATGTAAGGTTCACATTTACGTGCAACTTGCCCAATACAAGAATTGTCCGTCGGCACATCGCGCCAACAAAGTAcctataattgtaaaaataaattcatattaatttttttctaatcaaatttttaaaggaatATTATTTTGGCAAGAGAA
Protein-coding regions in this window:
- the LOC123272834 gene encoding glutamate synthase [NADH] isoform X2, whose protein sequence is MSSGDSWSLPVKQGLYDPTLEKDACGVGFIAAIDGKRSHKIVRDAEILSARMNHRGACACDNDTGDGAGVLCAIPHDYYATEIREKQGIELPEFGRYATGILFLDKNTHKQTEAAFEKLAGECDLRVLCWRDVPTDNSCIGQVARKCEPYMRQVFVTGDQEFDVLNRQIFVLRKRSSHVIAQPGLRYYICSLSLKTIVYKGQFTADQLWNYFTDLRNPKFETYLALVHTRFSTNTFPSWERAQPLRLLAHNGEINTLRGNVNFMKAREGVMKSDVYGDQLRDLYPVVEPNLSDSGAADCVLEFLVMAGQRTLPEAVMTMVPEAWQNDLTMATEKREFYHWAACAMEPWDGPALLTFTDGRFVGAILDRNGLRPSRFYVTKDNMMVMASEVGVYDTPPSNIVLKSRLKPGRMLLVDTETKQIIQDVELKLKIARSRPHSRWLEEQITMSHLRAAHRAAHGTNGFYQNDSGAEDFKRHGLTYDLRGVDRTWGGDKRLQLYAYTIETLNLLLLPMLKTKKEALGSMGNDAPLACLSEFQPLIYEYFKQLFAQVTNPPIDPFREKIVMSLLCPIGPESNILQPNELQVHRLFLPHPILSLSDLEVIKHTNYRGWKTIVIDITYPKEEGESGFLKTLNRVDNEANKAAKDGYQLIVLSDRQGGPDRIPVSMLLALGSVHHFLIEARQRMKVGLIIETAEAREVHHMCVLLGYGADAICPYLVFETASFLRDDGVLDESLTDEILYRNYSEAMERGIAKVMAKMGISTLQSYKSAQIFEAVGLADEVIDKCFRGTHSRIGGSTFEILAKDAVERHSLTYIEKAVDMLVLRNPGVYHWRSGGEKHINDPVSISNLQESVVSKNQNAYENYRKSTMESVQYCTLRGQLELRKSDNPVPIDQVEPAQEIVKRFVTGAMSFGSISIEAHSTLAVAMNRIGGKSNTGEGGENSDRYLNQDPEFSKRSAIKQIASGRFGVTSSYLANADDLQIKMAQGAKPGEGGELPGYKVTADIAATRHSVPGVGLISPPPHHDIYSIEDLAELIYDLKCANPNARISVKLVSEVGVGVVASGVAKGKAEHVVISGHDGGTGASSWTGIKAAGLPWELGVAETHQILTLNNLRSRLIVQADGQLRTGFDVIVAALLGADEFGFSTAPLIAMGCTMMRKCHLNTCPVGIATQDPILRRKFEGKPEHVINFFFMLAEEIRSHMASLGIRKFQDLIGRTDLLKVRDDIKVEKAKLLDLSKILRNALELRPGVNIKGGTVKQDFQLENRPDNKLIEAAKLIIEGKGKGEQNRVNLKMTINNETRAFGSTLSYFISKNYGEKGLPEHSINIQLQGSAGQSFCAFLTKGVDVTLEGDANDYVGKGLCGGEIVIYPPKESEFNSEANVIVGNVCLYGATSGKAYFRGIAAERFSVRNSGATVVVEGVGDHGCEYMTGGCAVILGLTGRNFAAGMSGGIAYVLDVDGSFKSKCNPEMVELLPLNNKEDIVYVKQLLEEFIEKTGSLIAKDLLLTWPEPTTRFVKVFPYEYQRALKQLAEDNKTNQKNVVINGNSKNQPEIKDIEDSIEDGDLAQRKLDKIKGFMKYKRHTANYRPAEKRVEDWDEIYNFQGVRKGLRVQAARCMECGVPFCQSSHGCPLGNIIPKWNDLIFHSEWQEALKQLLQTNNFPEFTGRVCPAPCEGACVLGISEPPVTIKNIECAIIDHAFEQGWITPHPPAVRSEKTIAIVGSGPAGLAAAHQLNKAGHLVTVYERNDRIGGLLQYGIPTMKLSKKVVQRRVALLAAEGIVFKTGVDVGKDISPQELKDNYDAVLLCTGATWPRDLPIPGRHLEGIHFAVSFLEHWQKKQMGNSAPLNMKLVAKDKDVIIIGGGDTGCDCIATSLRQGAKSITTFEILPEPPVKRANDNPWPQFPRVFKVDYGHEEVSLKFGRDPRQFSTLSKEFLDDGNGNVAGIKTVMVEWTKDDAGRWKMIEIEGSEKTYKCDLVLLAMGFLGPEKYIAENLNTKLDGRGNYETPVGKYKTNLPGVYAAGDCRRGQSLVVWAISEGRQAAREIDQDLTHFTSLPGPGGVIVSVLA